A portion of the Bacteroides faecium genome contains these proteins:
- a CDS encoding polysaccharide biosynthesis/export family protein yields MNMKSSCAFTLIFLSLLFSACQSYKKVPYLQDAEVLKQANTQVAPMQDAKLMPGDEISILVSTSDPVVSQPFNAQGNTFLLDNEGNINYPVLGKLSMSGLTSREAENLITERLKAYVKERPTVVVRMSGFKVSVLGEVASPGVYPVVNEQINVLEALAMAGDLTIYGVRDNVKLIREDQDGRKQFVTLNLNDADLLLSPYYRLQQNDILYVTPNKVKAQGAGIGQSTTLWISGFSVLVSIASLLVNILR; encoded by the coding sequence ATGAATATGAAATCATCTTGTGCCTTTACGCTGATTTTCCTTTCTCTCTTATTTTCTGCTTGCCAGTCATATAAGAAAGTTCCTTATCTACAGGATGCGGAAGTTTTGAAGCAGGCAAATACGCAAGTTGCGCCTATGCAGGATGCCAAACTGATGCCGGGTGATGAAATCTCCATACTCGTTTCTACCTCAGACCCGGTCGTTTCACAGCCTTTCAATGCACAAGGAAATACATTCTTGCTGGATAATGAGGGAAACATCAATTATCCGGTGTTGGGAAAATTATCCATGAGCGGATTGACAAGCCGTGAAGCGGAAAACTTGATAACGGAGAGACTCAAAGCCTATGTCAAGGAAAGACCGACCGTAGTAGTCCGTATGTCCGGCTTTAAAGTCTCGGTTTTAGGAGAAGTGGCATCCCCCGGTGTTTATCCGGTGGTGAACGAGCAGATAAATGTGCTCGAAGCGCTTGCCATGGCAGGAGACTTGACCATTTATGGCGTACGCGATAATGTAAAACTAATCCGCGAAGATCAAGACGGACGTAAACAGTTTGTCACACTCAACCTGAACGACGCGGATTTATTATTATCTCCCTATTACCGGTTGCAACAGAACGACATCTTGTATGTCACTCCAAACAAAGTCAAGGCGCAAGGCGCAGGTATAGGACAAAGCACTACATTGTGGATTTCAGGCTTTTCAGTTTTGGTATCTATTGCCAGTTTGCTGGTTAATATATTAAGGTGA
- a CDS encoding DUF3987 domain-containing protein encodes MTDFESLRRLTEAVEIAGADIAPTYAEYVQLAFAIATDCGEAGREFFHRLCRVSAKYQREHAERVFSNALTTRHGEVHLGTVFHLAETAGVNLSKENMADNRENTKNTENTPSKNLTHARVYNKVDDDAPDESEELLNGSEPNQPLPTFPDADWPKILLLIMSYATSPMQRDIMLLGALTAMGASMERYVRCPYAGKYQSPCLQSFIVAPSASGKGILSLIRLLVEPIHDELRQQVAEGVKAYKKEKAAYDVMGKDRAKVEVPQMPKNKMFLISGNNTGTGILQNIMDANGTGLICETEADTISAAIGSEYGHWSDTLRKAFDHDRLSYNRRTDQEYREVKKSYLSVLLSGTPAQVKPLIPSTENGLFSRQLFYYMHGIWAWVDQFESGEADLEAIFTGIGMEWKQKLDLLKEHGLHTLRLTDEQKQEFNALFSDLFFRSGLANDNEMSSSIVRLAVNACRIMAEVAMLRALECDYPYQFQNYSSPLLTPDKEIAADNIKDGIITRWDVTITNEDFEAVLGLVTPLYRHTTHILSFLPSTEIKHRANADRDALFALLDTQFTRAQLLDQAALMNIKPNTALGWLNRLIKKGLISNADSKGIYTRTHVRVC; translated from the coding sequence ATGACAGATTTTGAGTCTTTACGCCGCCTCACAGAGGCGGTTGAAATTGCGGGAGCAGATATTGCGCCCACGTATGCCGAATATGTACAATTGGCGTTCGCCATCGCAACGGATTGTGGTGAAGCGGGACGCGAGTTTTTTCATCGTTTGTGCCGGGTGTCCGCCAAGTACCAACGCGAACATGCCGAACGGGTATTCTCTAATGCGCTTACGACCCGCCATGGAGAAGTGCACCTGGGCACGGTATTCCATCTTGCCGAAACGGCAGGGGTGAATCTTTCCAAAGAGAACATGGCAGACAACCGGGAAAATACGAAAAATACAGAAAATACACCGTCCAAGAATCTCACACACGCACGCGTATATAATAAGGTGGATGATGACGCTCCGGACGAATCCGAGGAACTGCTGAACGGCAGCGAACCGAACCAGCCATTGCCTACTTTCCCCGATGCGGACTGGCCGAAAATATTGTTGCTTATCATGAGCTATGCCACCAGTCCTATGCAGCGGGATATCATGTTGCTCGGAGCGTTGACTGCTATGGGCGCCAGCATGGAACGATACGTAAGATGCCCTTATGCCGGCAAATACCAATCGCCCTGCCTGCAAAGTTTCATTGTAGCTCCTTCCGCTTCGGGTAAGGGAATTCTTTCGCTTATCCGTCTGCTTGTCGAACCTATCCACGACGAGCTCCGCCAGCAGGTGGCAGAAGGAGTAAAGGCGTACAAGAAAGAAAAAGCCGCTTACGATGTTATGGGCAAGGACCGTGCCAAGGTAGAAGTTCCTCAGATGCCCAAGAACAAGATGTTCCTCATCTCGGGAAACAACACCGGAACAGGTATCCTGCAAAATATCATGGATGCCAACGGCACAGGACTTATCTGCGAGACTGAAGCGGATACCATTTCGGCTGCCATCGGTTCGGAATACGGACACTGGAGCGATACACTCCGCAAAGCGTTCGACCACGACCGGTTGTCGTACAACCGACGTACCGACCAGGAATACCGGGAAGTTAAAAAGAGCTATCTTTCCGTCCTGCTTTCCGGTACGCCCGCACAAGTGAAACCACTGATTCCCTCTACAGAGAACGGACTGTTCTCGCGCCAATTGTTTTATTATATGCATGGCATATGGGCATGGGTCGATCAATTTGAGAGCGGCGAAGCCGATCTGGAAGCTATCTTCACAGGCATAGGAATGGAATGGAAACAAAAATTGGATCTGCTGAAGGAGCATGGACTCCATACGCTCCGACTCACCGATGAGCAAAAGCAGGAGTTCAACGCTCTCTTTTCCGATTTGTTTTTCCGCTCGGGTCTTGCCAACGATAATGAAATGAGTAGTTCCATTGTCCGCCTGGCTGTCAATGCGTGCCGCATCATGGCAGAAGTAGCCATGCTCCGTGCACTGGAATGTGATTATCCCTATCAGTTTCAAAATTATTCCAGTCCTCTGCTGACTCCTGACAAGGAGATTGCTGCCGATAATATCAAGGACGGCATTATCACCCGTTGGGATGTAACCATCACGAACGAGGACTTTGAAGCGGTCCTGGGACTTGTAACTCCTCTCTATCGTCATACTACGCATATCTTGTCTTTTCTTCCTTCCACGGAAATCAAACACAGGGCCAACGCCGACCGGGACGCACTTTTCGCACTTCTGGATACCCAGTTTACCCGTGCCCAACTGTTGGATCAGGCTGCGTTGATGAATATTAAACCTAACACTGCTCTCGGATGGCTGAATCGCCTGATAAAAAAAGGATTGATCAGTAATGCGGACAGCAAGGGTATATATACGCGCACGCATGTGCGTGTGTGTTAA
- a CDS encoding BT4734/BF3469 family protein, with protein sequence MTNDFRMSYFMPPIAPIKDEQGRIVTPATLTPFCEVSIEQVYEMITCNENLRILTEQVRNDGDIRAAKASLLPYVTPCGTFTRRSSKCLVAPSHLVVVDIDNLDSYQEAVEMRSTLFNDRLLRPVLTFISPSGRGVKAFVPWYHSNIADEADCIRENMKWAMAYLVLLHGTGKTVPFGEKPKGVDLSGKDIVRSCFLSHDPGALFRTTNE encoded by the coding sequence ATGACAAACGATTTTAGAATGTCTTATTTCATGCCGCCTATCGCTCCCATCAAGGATGAGCAAGGACGGATTGTTACTCCTGCAACGCTCACTCCTTTCTGCGAAGTCTCGATAGAGCAAGTTTACGAAATGATTACCTGCAACGAGAATCTCAGGATTCTGACCGAACAGGTACGCAATGACGGAGATATACGGGCGGCAAAAGCATCACTGCTACCCTATGTGACTCCTTGCGGCACGTTCACTCGCCGCAGCAGCAAGTGTTTAGTAGCTCCTTCACATCTGGTAGTGGTAGATATAGACAATCTCGACTCCTATCAGGAAGCAGTGGAGATGCGCAGTACATTGTTCAATGACCGTCTTCTCCGCCCTGTACTCACGTTTATCAGTCCCAGCGGAAGGGGCGTAAAAGCATTCGTCCCCTGGTATCACTCAAACATAGCCGATGAAGCAGACTGCATTAGGGAAAACATGAAATGGGCAATGGCGTACTTAGTGTTATTACATGGTACAGGAAAAACTGTTCCTTTCGGAGAAAAGCCCAAAGGCGTAGATCTTTCCGGTAAGGACATTGTGAGATCCTGTTTCCTTAGCCATGACCCGGGAGCATTATTTAGAACCACGAATGAATAA
- a CDS encoding undecaprenyl-phosphate glucose phosphotransferase gives MQEVQRFNKVLKSLVLLGDIIILNLLLWIFDSLLGHRSLFEYSMPLFQSMALMSLCYLICNIRSGVILHRPVVRPEQIMLRVVRNMIPFVLMVLGLSYIFHFECISLHRLGAFYVVLIIVVIIYRLTFRYILELYRKSGENVRKVVLVGSHENMQELYHCMTDDPTSGYRVEGYFEDAPSSRYPDNVLYLGKPKEALEYLTCNVGKVDQLYCSLPSARSEEIIPLINYCENHLVRFFSVPTVRNYLKRRMYFEMLGNVPVLTIRREPLELLENRIVKRGFDIVCSLLFLCTFFPIIYIIVGLAIKISSPGPVFFKQKRSGEDGREFWCYKFRSMRVNAQSDTLQATECDPRKTRIGDLIRKTNIDELPQFINVLKGDMSIVGPRPHMLKHTEEYSHLINKYMVRHFVKPGITGWAQVTGYRGETKELWQMEGRVQRDIWYIEHWTFLLDLYIMYKTVYNVLRGDKEAY, from the coding sequence ATGCAGGAAGTCCAACGTTTTAATAAAGTCCTAAAATCTCTTGTCCTTTTAGGGGACATCATCATACTGAACTTGCTGTTGTGGATATTTGATTCTCTTTTGGGGCACAGGTCTCTCTTTGAGTATTCCATGCCTCTTTTCCAGAGCATGGCACTGATGAGTTTGTGTTATCTGATTTGTAATATCCGGTCGGGGGTGATCCTTCATCGTCCGGTGGTTCGTCCGGAACAGATTATGCTCAGGGTGGTACGGAACATGATTCCTTTTGTATTGATGGTATTGGGACTCTCGTATATTTTCCATTTCGAATGTATTAGTTTGCATCGGCTGGGAGCATTTTATGTAGTTCTTATTATAGTTGTCATCATCTATCGGCTGACGTTCCGTTATATTCTGGAACTTTACCGTAAGAGTGGTGAAAATGTCCGTAAGGTAGTGTTGGTAGGTAGTCATGAGAATATGCAGGAACTTTATCATTGCATGACGGACGATCCGACGTCCGGTTACCGGGTAGAGGGATATTTTGAAGATGCTCCATCCAGCCGTTATCCTGATAATGTCCTTTATTTAGGAAAGCCAAAGGAAGCGCTTGAGTATCTGACATGTAATGTAGGAAAAGTAGACCAACTTTATTGCAGTCTTCCTTCAGCGCGTAGTGAGGAAATCATACCTTTGATTAATTATTGCGAGAATCATCTGGTTCGTTTCTTTAGTGTTCCCACTGTTCGGAACTATCTGAAACGCAGAATGTATTTTGAGATGTTGGGAAATGTTCCGGTTCTTACTATCCGTCGTGAGCCGCTTGAACTTTTGGAAAATCGTATCGTGAAACGTGGCTTTGACATTGTTTGCTCTCTATTGTTCCTCTGTACTTTTTTTCCGATTATATATATCATTGTAGGTTTGGCCATAAAGATCAGTTCTCCGGGACCTGTATTTTTCAAACAGAAACGAAGCGGTGAAGATGGCCGTGAATTCTGGTGCTATAAGTTCCGTTCGATGCGGGTGAACGCTCAAAGTGATACGCTTCAGGCTACGGAATGCGATCCTCGTAAAACACGTATTGGTGATCTGATTCGTAAAACGAATATTGACGAGCTTCCTCAATTTATAAATGTATTGAAAGGCGATATGTCTATCGTAGGTCCCCGCCCGCATATGTTGAAGCATACGGAAGAATATTCCCATTTGATAAACAAGTATATGGTACGTCATTTCGTTAAACCGGGTATCACGGGTTGGGCACAAGTGACGGGCTATCGTGGCGAAACGAAAGAACTTTGGCAGATGGAAGGTCGTGTGCAGCGTGACATCTGGTATATTGAGCATTGGACATTTCTTTTGGATTTATATATCATGTATAAAACTGTGTACAACGTGCTTCGTGGTGATAAAGAGGCTTATTAA
- a CDS encoding polysaccharide biosynthesis/export family protein: protein MRRLTGLTLCLLLTFLFVSCRSSRQVPYLQDTNLVNHMEQKVRQIGVKVVPKDLLSIVVSCSTPELAAPFNLVNPNADSAPQQYLVDNQGNINFPMLGEIHVGGLTKTEIENQIIDRLKVYLKEVPLVTVRIVNYRISVLGEVNGPGSFIVSNEKINLLEALAMAGDLTLYGRRDNVRLIRTGQDNKQEIITFDLNKAETVFSPYYQLQQNDIIYVTPNKAKAKNSDIGTTTGLWFSGVSILLSITNLLISILR, encoded by the coding sequence ATGAGAAGATTGACAGGATTGACTCTTTGTTTGTTACTGACTTTTTTGTTTGTTTCATGTAGATCGTCTAGACAAGTGCCTTATTTGCAGGATACGAATTTGGTGAATCATATGGAACAAAAGGTCCGACAGATAGGAGTGAAGGTTGTTCCCAAGGATTTATTGTCAATTGTTGTATCATGTTCCACTCCGGAGTTGGCGGCGCCTTTTAATTTAGTGAATCCAAACGCTGATTCTGCTCCACAGCAATACTTGGTAGATAATCAAGGGAATATCAATTTCCCAATGTTAGGAGAAATTCATGTAGGCGGACTTACGAAAACAGAAATAGAGAATCAGATTATTGACCGGCTAAAGGTTTATTTGAAAGAAGTTCCGCTTGTCACTGTGCGTATCGTTAATTATCGCATATCAGTATTAGGGGAAGTAAATGGACCGGGGAGTTTTATAGTTTCCAATGAAAAAATAAATTTGTTGGAAGCATTGGCCATGGCGGGTGACCTGACGCTTTATGGCAGACGGGATAACGTGCGACTGATTCGGACGGGTCAAGATAACAAACAGGAGATTATAACTTTTGACCTGAACAAGGCTGAAACGGTATTCTCCCCTTATTATCAGTTGCAACAGAATGACATTATTTATGTGACTCCCAACAAGGCTAAGGCTAAGAACTCGGACATTGGGACCACTACCGGACTCTGGTTTTCCGGTGTTTCTATTTTGCTCTCGATTACTAACCTGCTGATAAGTATATTAAGATAA
- a CDS encoding GumC family protein — protein MKENSYDNNMSEQDEEKVDYRELLFRYIIHWPWFVASIMLCLIVAWVYLHFQTPVYQVSASIMIKDDKKSGGSTDLENLGIGGVITSTQSIDNEIEVLRSKTILKEVVNNLELYITYNDEDEFPKKEMYKTSPVIVNLTAQEADKLPDAALIDMKISPEGGLNVNLKVGLNEYNQHFDRLPAVLPTDAGTFGFALKDSLTNGKIEGQKGERHISAVVSQPFGVAKGYQGALNIAPTSKATSVAVVSLMNTNIQRAQDFINKLMEMYNRNTNNDKNEVAEKTREFINERIKIIDEELGSTEDKLEAFKRNAGLTDISSDAQLAVSGNAEYEKKRVENGTQINLVRDLTKYINNPSNEYEVLPGNIGLEDNGLTTQIERYNELVTERKRLLRTSTESNPMIVNLDTSIRAMKANVQAAINGTLQGLLIMKADLDREAGRFSRRISDAPGQERQYVSIARQQEIKAGLYLMLLQKREENAITLAATANNAKIIDEPVASGGPLSPKPKMIYMIALVVGVGLPVGIIFLIGLTKLKIEGRGDIEKLTRLPIVGDVPLTTDKTGSIAVFENQNTLMSETFRNIRTNLQFMLEKEQKVILVTSTISGEGKSFISANLAISLSLLGKKVVIVGLDIRKPGLNKVFNISRKEQGITQYLSDPEKNLMDFVQPSDISKSLYIIPGGTVPPNPTELLARDGLEKAVAILRKEFDYVILDTAPVGMVTDTLLIGRVADLSVYVCRADYTRKAEFTLVNEFASANKLPNLCTVINGLDLQKKKYGYYYGYGKYGKYYGYGKRYGYGYGYGENKVTGE, from the coding sequence ATGAAAGAAAATTCGTACGACAATAATATGAGTGAACAGGATGAAGAGAAGGTGGACTATCGGGAACTTCTTTTTCGATATATCATCCACTGGCCTTGGTTTGTCGCTTCTATTATGCTATGTTTGATTGTAGCCTGGGTGTATTTACATTTTCAGACTCCCGTTTATCAGGTTTCCGCTTCCATCATGATTAAGGATGATAAGAAGAGTGGCGGTTCTACCGATTTGGAAAACTTGGGAATAGGCGGAGTAATTACTTCTACACAGAGTATTGATAATGAAATAGAAGTCTTACGCTCAAAAACGATATTGAAAGAAGTCGTTAATAATCTGGAGCTTTATATTACTTATAATGACGAGGATGAATTTCCGAAAAAAGAGATGTATAAGACGTCTCCGGTTATAGTAAACCTGACAGCTCAAGAAGCGGACAAACTGCCGGACGCGGCTTTGATTGACATGAAAATTTCTCCTGAAGGCGGTTTGAATGTAAATCTAAAAGTTGGTTTGAATGAGTATAATCAGCATTTCGATAGACTGCCTGCCGTGTTACCTACGGATGCGGGGACGTTTGGGTTTGCGTTGAAAGACTCATTGACAAATGGTAAAATAGAGGGGCAGAAGGGGGAACGGCATATTAGTGCTGTAGTCAGTCAGCCATTCGGAGTGGCAAAGGGATATCAGGGGGCATTAAATATAGCTCCGACTTCTAAGGCAACTTCTGTAGCTGTAGTCTCATTAATGAATACGAATATACAGCGTGCTCAGGACTTCATTAACAAATTGATGGAGATGTATAACCGGAATACGAACAATGACAAGAATGAAGTGGCGGAAAAGACCAGGGAGTTTATCAATGAACGTATCAAGATTATTGATGAAGAACTGGGAAGTACAGAGGACAAACTGGAAGCGTTTAAAAGAAATGCGGGATTGACGGATATTAGCAGCGACGCCCAACTGGCTGTATCGGGAAATGCGGAATATGAGAAAAAACGTGTGGAAAACGGTACTCAGATAAATTTGGTCCGCGACCTAACCAAATACATAAATAATCCCTCAAATGAGTATGAGGTATTACCTGGTAATATCGGTTTGGAGGATAATGGACTGACCACTCAGATAGAACGTTATAATGAGTTGGTGACTGAGCGCAAACGTTTGCTTCGTACTTCTACGGAAAGTAATCCGATGATTGTAAATTTGGATACGAGCATTCGTGCTATGAAGGCAAATGTACAAGCTGCTATTAATGGTACATTACAGGGATTGCTGATTATGAAAGCTGATTTGGACCGTGAAGCCGGCCGCTTTTCCCGCCGTATCAGTGATGCTCCGGGACAAGAACGCCAGTATGTAAGTATTGCACGTCAGCAGGAAATCAAAGCAGGGCTTTATCTGATGCTTTTACAAAAGCGTGAAGAGAATGCCATTACTTTGGCTGCTACTGCGAATAATGCAAAGATTATTGATGAACCGGTAGCTTCAGGTGGTCCCCTTTCTCCTAAACCTAAAATGATTTATATGATTGCTTTGGTGGTTGGAGTAGGTCTGCCCGTTGGTATCATTTTCTTGATTGGCTTGACCAAACTTAAAATAGAAGGTCGTGGCGATATTGAGAAATTGACTCGTCTACCCATTGTGGGTGATGTGCCATTGACGACAGATAAAACCGGTTCTATAGCTGTATTTGAGAATCAAAACACATTAATGAGTGAGACTTTCCGTAATATCCGTACCAATCTTCAGTTCATGCTTGAGAAAGAGCAAAAAGTGATTTTGGTAACTTCAACAATCAGTGGTGAAGGTAAATCATTCATTTCTGCCAATCTTGCTATCAGTCTATCTTTATTGGGAAAGAAAGTGGTGATTGTTGGGCTTGATATCCGTAAACCTGGTTTGAATAAGGTCTTTAATATATCTCGAAAGGAGCAGGGAATTACTCAATATCTTTCTGATCCTGAAAAGAATCTAATGGATTTTGTCCAGCCTTCGGATATAAGTAAGAGCCTGTATATTATTCCCGGTGGAACAGTACCGCCTAATCCGACCGAGCTACTTGCACGTGACGGACTGGAGAAAGCGGTTGCTATATTGAGAAAAGAATTTGATTATGTGATTTTAGATACCGCTCCCGTTGGTATGGTAACAGATACTTTATTAATAGGTCGTGTAGCTGACTTGTCTGTATATGTCTGCCGTGCGGACTATACACGGAAAGCCGAGTTTACTTTGGTAAATGAATTTGCGTCTGCTAATAAACTCCCGAACCTTTGTACTGTAATCAATGGTCTTGATCTTCAGAAGAAAAAATATGGTTATTACTATGGTTATGGTAAATATGGCAAGTATTATGGTTATGGCAAGCGTTATGGTTACGGTTATGGCTATGGAGAGAATAAAGTAACGGGAGAATAA
- a CDS encoding lipopolysaccharide biosynthesis protein, protein MADRTQKSIKNAQISMFYYFVQLILGFWSRKVFFEYLGSEILGLDTTATNLLSFLNLAEMGISTAVGFFLYKPLYDNDTKTVTEIVALEGWVYRRIAYVIICAAAVLMGFFPLIFAKSTIPLWCVYATFLVMLFGSMLGYFINYKMIVLGADQKTYKVTIVTQGAGAFLKILLILLLPIVSSPFVFYLLTNTVGYLFGCVWLNKVLKKEYPWLSVKGYDGKSLLHKYPDVMKKTKQVFIHRISETILNQAAPLIMYAYTSFTIIAYYGNYILVITKMSQLLSTVFGSTGAAIGNLIASGDKERIKKVFWELFDSRLFISFTALFCIYYLIEPFIRVWLGDDYLLSKELLIIMLVSFSIVANRTTIDSFICGSGLFHDIWAPITESIINLIASVTLGYYWGIEGVLLGGIISQSIFIGVWKPYFLFTEGIKESSLNYFIPFLGRCAIIGICFLVLYFATSFIDFESIDSYEKLIQCGLTVFLEVVITVFTMFYIFTSGMKFFVSRMYALFMAKLNEFRKR, encoded by the coding sequence ATGGCAGATAGAACACAAAAAAGTATAAAGAATGCACAAATTTCCATGTTTTATTATTTTGTGCAGCTAATACTAGGCTTTTGGTCGAGAAAAGTCTTTTTTGAATATTTAGGGAGTGAGATTTTAGGACTTGATACAACGGCAACTAATTTACTTAGTTTCTTGAATCTTGCCGAAATGGGCATTAGCACTGCTGTTGGATTTTTCTTATATAAACCACTGTATGACAATGATACAAAAACTGTCACTGAGATCGTAGCATTAGAGGGATGGGTATATCGTCGCATTGCTTATGTTATAATATGTGCGGCAGCTGTTTTAATGGGATTTTTTCCATTGATATTTGCTAAATCTACTATCCCTTTGTGGTGTGTATATGCTACATTTTTAGTGATGTTATTTGGTTCTATGCTCGGATATTTTATCAACTATAAAATGATAGTATTAGGTGCAGATCAAAAAACATATAAAGTTACAATTGTGACGCAGGGAGCTGGTGCCTTTTTAAAAATATTACTTATATTATTATTGCCAATAGTATCATCCCCTTTTGTCTTTTATCTTTTAACCAATACGGTGGGGTATCTATTTGGATGTGTTTGGCTGAACAAGGTACTGAAGAAAGAATATCCGTGGCTTTCGGTAAAGGGGTATGATGGAAAAAGTCTTCTTCATAAATATCCGGATGTAATGAAGAAAACAAAACAAGTATTTATTCATCGAATTTCAGAAACGATATTAAATCAGGCTGCTCCATTGATAATGTACGCATATACTTCTTTTACAATAATTGCATACTATGGTAATTATATATTGGTAATAACTAAAATGTCACAATTGTTGAGCACTGTATTTGGAAGTACTGGGGCAGCAATTGGAAATCTTATCGCAAGTGGTGATAAGGAACGCATTAAAAAGGTTTTTTGGGAATTGTTTGATTCTAGACTATTTATTTCATTTACGGCTCTTTTTTGCATTTATTACTTGATAGAGCCTTTCATTAGGGTATGGTTGGGAGATGATTATCTTTTAAGTAAGGAATTGTTGATTATCATGTTGGTTTCCTTCTCCATTGTAGCAAATAGGACTACGATAGATTCTTTTATTTGTGGGAGTGGCTTATTTCATGATATTTGGGCTCCGATTACAGAATCTATTATTAATTTAATTGCATCGGTGACTTTAGGGTATTATTGGGGAATAGAAGGCGTTCTATTAGGAGGTATAATCAGTCAATCGATTTTTATCGGGGTTTGGAAGCCTTATTTTCTTTTTACAGAGGGGATAAAAGAATCTTCTTTAAACTATTTCATTCCCTTTTTAGGGCGTTGCGCAATCATTGGAATATGTTTTCTAGTATTATATTTCGCTACTTCTTTTATAGACTTTGAATCCATAGATTCGTATGAAAAGTTGATACAATGTGGCTTGACTGTCTTTTTAGAGGTTGTAATAACAGTATTCACTATGTTTTATATCTTCACATCAGGAATGAAATTTTTTGTAAGTAGAATGTATGCTTTGTTTATGGCCAAACTGAACGAATTCAGAAAGAGATAA
- a CDS encoding glycosyltransferase, with product MAGQLSIIVPVYAAEVFLLDRIESLIKQTVTDFEIILVDDGSPDKSGFICDEYAVRYSMLTVNILVSK from the coding sequence ATGGCAGGTCAACTATCTATTATTGTTCCAGTTTACGCGGCGGAAGTTTTTTTGCTCGATCGCATTGAAAGTCTAATAAAACAAACTGTAACAGATTTTGAAATTATCCTTGTAGATGATGGCTCTCCTGATAAAAGTGGTTTTATTTGTGATGAATATGCTGTGCGTTATTCAATGCTAACGGTAAATATCCTAGTATCCAAGTAA
- a CDS encoding glycosyltransferase family A protein, with amino-acid sequence MARNVGIEKAQTEYIAFVDSDDWGAPDCVETILHEVTDFDLLFFSNNCWFNDCSSVVSVTHVNIVFSNGLEVSHHNLNYQSLCGIIEKLEVLC; translated from the coding sequence ATTGCTCGTAATGTAGGTATTGAAAAAGCACAAACTGAGTATATCGCTTTTGTTGATTCGGATGATTGGGGTGCACCTGATTGTGTAGAGACCATTCTTCATGAAGTTACAGATTTTGACTTACTTTTCTTTTCCAATAATTGCTGGTTTAATGATTGTTCCTCTGTCGTGAGTGTCACTCATGTCAATATCGTGTTTTCGAATGGTCTTGAGGTTAGTCACCATAACTTGAACTATCAGTCCTTATGTGGTATAATAGAGAAGCTGGAAGTTCTATGTTAG
- a CDS encoding transposase, with protein sequence MWYNREAGSSMLAITGSMNIWFISNINDMHMRRRHLIDIVKDRFPNPYNGDMFAFMSKNRQLMKLVRYENRIYAL encoded by the coding sequence ATGTGGTATAATAGAGAAGCTGGAAGTTCTATGTTAGCCATCACCGGTAGTATGAATATCTGGTTCATCTCCAATATAAACGATATGCATATGAGGCGTCGTCACCTGATAGATATTGTAAAGGATCGTTTCCCAAATCCTTATAATGGAGATATGTTCGCTTTCATGTCCAAGAATAGGCAATTGATGAAATTGGTCAGATATGAAAACCGTATATATGCTTTATGA